The following are encoded together in the Thunnus maccoyii chromosome 18, fThuMac1.1, whole genome shotgun sequence genome:
- the zwi gene encoding zwilling yields the protein MGNTSITEGKTALAVGSTSIARGKTTVSLGNSSIFRGVTTTSMGDSTIQRQKTTVALGRASFSRGTTTTSFRKALMSKRRNT from the coding sequence ATGGGCAACACTAGCATCACCGAGGGCAAGACTGCCCTGGCAGTGGGAAGCACCTCCATAGCCAGGGGGAAAACTACCGTTTCCTTGGGAAACTCCTCCATCTTCAGGGGAGTGACCACCACCTCCATGGGAGATTCCACCATCCAAAGGCAAAAGACGACTGTGGCTCTGGGACGGGCCAGCTTCAGCCGGGGAACCACAACCACTTCCTTCCGCAAAGCATTGATGTCCAAGCGCAGGAACACCTAG